The Devosia sp. MC521 genome segment GGCGAGCGCTTCGCGGGTGCGGACGATGCCACGATTCTGGCCTTCCGCATCAATGAGCTGAACGTCGGGGCTAGTGATGTCCTCGTTTGCAAGCGGCCCATCTTTCTGGGGCGCAACGGGTCTCATTGGACGGCGAATGGCAAGCGTTCCTTGTGCTATTATTAGGAAGGGCTGAAATCGGCCCTAAAATCGTGCTAGCTGCGTCATAAGTCAACAGCCGAAGCAGTTGATTTATGCGCTCAATGGCATGAAATCCATTGCTGCTCTATCACAAAATCGACCAAGTCACGCATGAGTTCCTTAAACAAACGCATTATTACCCTTGGTAACGGCTCTGAAGCCCGAGAAATCGCCTCATTGCAGCGTGACGGACACGGCCCCGGGCTATTTTGGATTAATGGTTTTCGATCCGTTATGACCGGCGACAAGGCAACAGCCTTGGATGCGTTTGGGGCAGAAAAGGGTCTTTCGGTCACGCGGTTTGACCACGCTGGCATTGGCGACTCGCCCGGAGACTTTAACGCGGGAACCATCAGTCGCTGGCTGGAAGAGGCCGAGGCGGCGTTTTCGTCGACGACGGGACCGCAGATTGTTGTCGGCTCGTCCATGGGCGGTTGGTTGGCGCTGCTGCTCGCGCGTAAACACCTCGTCGAAGGAAAACCTCTAAAAGGCCTCGTCTTGATCGCTCC includes the following:
- a CDS encoding alpha/beta hydrolase, whose amino-acid sequence is MSSLNKRIITLGNGSEAREIASLQRDGHGPGLFWINGFRSVMTGDKATALDAFGAEKGLSVTRFDHAGIGDSPGDFNAGTISRWLEEAEAAFSSTTGPQIVVGSSMGGWLALLLARKHLVEGKPLKGLVLIAPAVDATEVLIPARLNPEERALILTQGYYDHVSAYGDGSYRYTRELLEDGRNHLLLGNVIETGCPVHILQGGLDTDVPRQHVEKLLTHILHDPVTFSLIPDGDHRLSRPQDLALLRAALEPMIAS